The Mariprofundus ferrinatatus DNA window CGACATACCACTGATCGGTCAGATATGGCTCAATCACCGCGTGTGAGCGGTCACCGCGACCGACCTTATGCATATGATCCTCAACCTTGTACAGAAGCCCCTCAGCCTCCAGATCAGCCACCATGCGCTCACGCGCCTCATAACGATCCAGACCGTGATACTGCTCGGGAATCCAATCCTCCTCAGCGATATGGGCGCGATTGGTGAAGATATTCAGCAGCGGCAGATCATGGCGTTTGCCGACATCATAATCGTTGAAATCATGCGCCGGTGTAATCTTCACACAGCCTGTACCGAACTCAGGATCAACATACTCGTCGGCAATTACCGGGATCGTACGGTTACAGAGCGGCAGGATCAGCTGTTTACCAATCAGATCTTTGTAACGCTCATCATCAGGGTGTACTGCCACCGCACCGTCACCAAGCATGGTTTCAGGACGTGTGGTGGCAACAATCACATGTTTGGTCGGATCATCGGCATGCGGATACTGGATATGCCAGAAATGCCCCTGCTCCTCATCATGTTCAACCTCAAGATCGGAAACCGCCGTCTCAAGCACCGGATCCCAGTTGACCAGACGCTTGCCTCGGTAGATCAGCCCCTCTTCATAGAGGCGGACAAACACTTCACGAACCGCATCGGACAAACCCTCATCAAGGGTAAAACGCTCACGGCTCCAGTCACATGATGCGCCGAGTCGCTTCAGCTGAGAGACGATGGTTCCGCCAGACTCCTCTTTCCACTCCCATACACGATCAAGGAAACGCTCACGGCCAAGATCCCTGCGATGAACCCCCTCTTTATCGAGAATGCGCTCAACCACCATCTGCGTTGCAATTCCGGCATGATCCGTACCCGGCTGCCAGAGCACCGATTTGCCCTTCATGCGTTGCCAGCGAATCAGCATATCCTGAATCGTAAAAGTAAAGGCGTGACCCATGTGCAGGCTTCCGGTGACATTCGGAGGAGGAATCACAATGCAGTAAGCATCATCGGATTGTTCCCCACTGGCAGCTTTCGGGCGGAAGGCATCCGAATTCAGCCACTGGTCGTTTACGGCGGGTTCAACCGCCTGCGGGTCATAAATTTTAGCAAGCTCGTGCTGGCTCATGGAGAATCCTCGGTACAGGTTGCAGATTGGAGCGCCATCCTACGGCCTGCTAACCAACGGGCAACCTGTGAAATTCTTTGTTAAAACGGAACCCGCTGAGCCCTGCAGAGAAACCGCATCAGAGAGTGCCCCGCTTTAAAATAGTCGCAGGCGATATCTGCCAGATCATCCTGCTCGATCAGGGCGGGTGCAAGATCACTAAGGCCGATGAAATCCTTTCGCTTAATGTCATCAATCATCGGATGAGTTTTTTCAAAACCTCGCGGTGCAGATTTCAGGCTATCGCCTACAAGGTTAAACCAGCGGCTGAAGTCACCATCATTACGGGCTTCCAGCCAAAGATCGGGTTCATCAGCGATCAGCTTACGTATTTTCAGAAGTGCATCAGCCGGAGGATGCCAAGTACCGACCCCGACAAAACATTCGGCTGCACTGATGTGAAGGTAATATCCCGGCGCATGGACATCCTTGCCCGCCTCATGCCTGAATTGAATGCCGATATTGGTCTTGTAGGGGGCTTTATCCTTTGAAAAGCGGGTATCACGGAATACGCGCATCAGTGAACCGCCCATCTTGCGCGCATCAGCTCTGAAGTGAGGCGATATCTCCGGCAGACGTTCGCCCACCGACTGAATCAAATGCAGTGCCGGTGAGCGGACCAGGTTTTCGTACTGCTGTTTGTTATCGGCGAACCATTCGCGATTATTGTTCTCACTCAGAGCTTCGAGAAATGCGAAGGTTTCGCTGGAGAAGCGATCCACTCAGGATTTTCCGAAATGGTCGGCAAACTTGTCAATCCATTCGCTTGCCGCCTCTTCGAATGTGAGCTTGCGATTCCTTATTGTCTGTTGCTGCTGGTACTCCCTGATGCTGCAGACCTGCTCCACCATTCTGGCACGGAATGAGGTCTCCTCGCTGAGAAACCTCACACCTATCTCAAACAGTCCGCCGCCGGTTGAAACGTGTCTCCAGCGAACCACACACAGCGCCTCAAATTTTGGCTTGATATAGGGGATCCTGATCTTCAGCACAGCGCCTTTTTCAAGGAAGACATTGGTCTGGAAGGAGAGGCCACCCTCGCTCATTTCGTGTACGGAAACCTGTTCAGGCGGCTCTTTCTGAGGAAAGATTTGAATTGGCACATCTACCGGATGGCGGTAGTACTCTCTACGTTCCATATCGTGCTCGGAGTCGCTCATGACTTCACCCCCAGATATTTTGGATCCAGCCCCATCTGTCGATAGGTTCGGAAGCGCTCTCGTGACATCTGCTTCAATGACTCATCCCAGCCATCGACAAAATCAACCAGATGGGAAAATCCGGAGATATCAGGCGGCACTTCCAGGCAACCGTTTATTACCACCTCGGGATTGTTGTCCCGTACGATCCCGGTGGCAAGCAGGATCGGCTGCATCGCATTGGCCTGACTGTCCGACCCTGCAACTGCATTGGCCAGAAACGATTCGGGGTGAATAGTCCAGAGCCGTTCACTCAACTGGGCTGCAAACCCCTTATCGGGACATAGAACCAACAGATGCGGGGTCAACCTTCCCCTTCTCAGCAATAGGCGTGCAATCCCCTCCACCCGGTCCGGCTTTTCCAGAAGCTCAAAATGAACCTTCATATCATCACTCATGAACGTCTTTTCCACACCTGCATCAGGATAATCAGTGACGCTATCGGCAACACAAGTGCCAGTGACTGCGCTGTGTCCGGTTGCATGCGATATCCAAGCCCCAGAACTGCCGCTTCACCAGCTACGATCAGAGCGGGAATTTTCCACGACCAGTCGGACTTTAACCAATGGTTAACTGGCCACTTCTCCGACCAGCGCCAGAGCAACCAGGTGGTAATAATGCCTATGCCCAGACCTGCAACAACATCAATCGGGAAATGGACGCCACCATAGACGCGCCCTACAGCAGCAAGCAGGAACAGCGTGGCAAGTGCCCAGCTGCGCCAATCTTTCACCGACCAGAGAAGAAAAGCGACCAGCACCAGAACGCCATCCGAGGTGGCATGCCCTGATGGAAAACTGTGGGATGTGAATGCGGAACCCAGCACATGGACATTTTCAAGGACCGCAGGCGGGCGCGGCATATCAAAAATCCGCTTAAATATCTGGGCTATCAAACCGGACAGCAGATATCCGCTCAAAGCAACCATGCCGAGACGCAGGCGATATAACATGAGCAGAGAGGCAAGCAGAGCGATCACCAGTCCGTCGCCAAGACCACTGACAACGCCAAAGAAGGCATCACCAATGGGTGAATGGGAATCGTTGATCAGTCGGAAAAGCGCATGGGAACTGTCCATATCCTGCATAGGTGAGAGCCTACTCATCTGCCGATAGCTATTCTACTAATGCGGAACATCGATGCTGTTTATACCAGAGAGTAAATAAAATCGTGATGATCGATCTCACCAGCTGCCGCCATCTTCAGTGCGTGCACTGATTTTGGCTGCAATCCATTCTCCATAGCGATTTTCTTCAGCTCTCCTCCACTAATACCGTCGTGAATGGCCTGACGAATTGCCTCATTCACAACAAGGAATTCGTAAAGCATGACCCTGCCTGTATAACCGCTCTGATCGCAATTGTCGCAACCCACCTTCTCATACAGGTGCTCGGGCTCTTCCAGACCAAGGTCTCGAATCATGGTGAAAGAGGGGTCACTCTTATCGATCTCGCGACGGCAATCCGGGCAGAGTTTCTTGAGAAGGTTCTGGCTTATAATACCGAGCAGTGCCGGGGCAATCAGGTAGTTGGGAATGCCTAGATCATTAAGGCGGATGATCGTGTCCACAGCAGAGTTTGTGTGCAGTGTGGAGAGCATTAGATGTCCTGTCAGTGCCGCTTCGATACCAATCTCGGCTGTCTCCGCATCACGCATCTCACCAATCATGATAATATCGGGATCATGGCGCAGCACATTGCGAAGAATTCTTGCAAAGGTCATACCGATCTTCTGGTGCACCTGAATCTGGTTGGCCCCCTCAATCTCCGACTCCACAGGATCCTCAATGGTAAGGATATGAGCCGGAAGGTCCGAGATGGATTTAAGCACAGCAAATAGCGTGGTTGATTTACCGGAACCGGTTGGACCTGTTACAAGAATAAGCCCGAAGGGTTTGCGTGACATGACCGCCAGCTGTTTCATGTCCTCGTCGCGCAGTCCAAGCGTATCGAGATCTGCAGCCACCTCCTTGCTCAGTACGCGAAGAACGAGTGATTCTCCGAAAGTGTTAGGGATACAGGAGACTCGGAACTCATAGGTATGTTTACCCTCTTTAAGAATCAGCCGGCCATCCTGCGGCAACCGCTGCTCGGAGATATCCATGCCTGAAAGGATTTTTATGCGTGCGGCGATTTGGCGGTGCAAACTTTTATCGAGAGCATTCTCGGATATCAGTTCGCCGTTCGTGCGATAGGCCAACGTGATCTTCTTGGCCTGTGGAAGAATATGGATATCAGATGCTTTCTTGCGAAGACCGCTGCGAATCAATCTGTTTACAAGCCTGATGATCGGCGACTCTTTGGCCGACTGAGAAATCTCCAGTTCATCGATCGGTTCCTCTTCCTCCAAATCCTCCTGATGAACAAATTCAACATCCAGTTCGTCGGAATCGATCTCTTCATACATCATTTGTTCAAGGTGCGCCTTCAACTGGGAGGTTTTCACCAGAACCTCATTCACCTTCTTTCCGGTTTTGAAACTGATGCCATCGTAGGCATCCAGCCCCATCGGGTCGGCAAGAGCGATGGTAATCGAGCGATGGTCAGAATCGATCGGCAAAACCTGATACTTTTCGATAATATCCGGCCCTACCTCAAAGCTTGCCATCGAGTTTATCTCATATTCATCCAGATCAAGCGTTGGCAGGCGGAACTTCTTGGCCAACGCCGACAACAGCTGATCTTCGGAAATAATTTGCGAATTGAGCAGGATCTCGCCAATACGCTGGCCGCGCACCTTCTGCTCCTCCAGTGCAAACTGAAGGTCACTATCAGTAATGAGTCCAGCCTCTATGAGCAGCTCTCCAAGCCGCATTCTACGGCGGCTCTGCACCAGCAGTGCAGAGTCGATATCAGCCCGCTGAACCTTGCCCTGATTGACGAGAATATGTCCTAACGGCTTATCTTCCTTGCTACTCTTCTGGTGTTCTGCCTGCTCCTCCAGCGCCTGTTCAACATCAGTGATGGTCACCAGATCCTGATCTACCAGCAGATCGCCAAGTTTCATTTTGGACTTGTGCTGCAAGTTGACCGCGTGATCCAGCTCCTTATCTCTAAGCTTACCATGCTCTTTCAGAATTGTGCCGATCGGGAGTACCTTCTGTGAGTGCTCCTTCAGCGCCCTTTCAATATCTTCGGCTGAAACAATCGCCTGATCCACAAGCAGATCTCCAAGCCGGTCGGGTTTCTCCTGAAGACGAATGCCATGGTCATAGAAAAATATCCGCTGAAAGGGGAAGTCACTATCCTTTCCTATGGCGAAAAAACCCAGGGCATGTGTTGCAGGTGGCAGTGCCATCACCCTGAAAGATTCCGAATGCACTGTTACAACCTTCAACTCGTCCATATGCAGAAGTTTTGTAGGTCGTTCAGGAGACGCATCTTTGGAGTCCTGCATACCTATATAGGCAATATCCTGAGCATCGAGCTTACTGGCATGCTCCTCTCCGGACTTGTCTACTTCGATATAGTGGAGTTTTGTCATGATAGGGGAAAAGCCGAACAGATATCCATCAAGGCTCTTTCCGTTTACCAGCTTGATGATAACTTTCTGATAACGACTCTGCAGATTTTTCTTGTTCACAAGCCACACCCTCCAGCAGGACATACAGGCGAATATCATGAACAAACTCGCTGCACGCCTCAATCCCAAAGCGACTATACACACCAGATTCTTACTGTGAAACATTTGTACGATAGCGCTTTGGGCTACCCTTCTCTGGTTTCTATCTCCAGTGTGGATTAAACCCAGAAGTGAACATCTTTCCTGAAGTCATCAATATCCATCTGCTCCCTGTACAGGTTGATGGCAAAAAGCATCTCTCCGTGCTTCTCCTGTGGTGCAAGCGTTTCCGAACCAGAATACCGGCCCACTATCATGTCGTGGCTTGCTCCCCTTCCACCCTTAACAGCATGTGAAGCAGGAAGAGGCTGTTTGGGCATGGCGGTTTCTGCACTTTCCACTCTGGCTTCAGCCGTTTCTGCAAATGAGTGCGAGAATTGTGAATCAGCTGCCGTATTCACTCCCTGAGAGTGGACTCGACTCGGCGCATCTGCTGCCTCCATGACATGATCGCCGATATCTTTGCCTGTTGAGTGACTGACAAAGACATTCGCTACCGCTGAAGCAACGCCTGTTATCCAGCTGCCAAGCAGTCCGCCAAAGATAGCGCCGCCCACAATGCGGGCTTCATCACCAATCTCATCCCCGGTCAGTTTACGATAGATCGTAGAGATGACCGGCAGATGCTGCAGCGGATTAATCATATCGATAAAATCAAGAAGGCCAAACTTGGCCGGTTCCCCTGCCCCTGCAGGTTTGGCCGGCGCCATTGCAGGCGTGAGCTGCGCAGCAGAGTGCTCTTTTAACGCAGCTGGCTTCGCCTTCTGAACGGCGAAAGATTGCGGAAATGGCGTCAATTTCGGAATGGCTTGCATATCAGATCAGAAGCAAGACGCAGGCCAGAGAAGAAGCCCTTTTATTTCAATGTGTTATAACAATACACGGCAATATAACAGGAAAATACCCCCCACCTCTCCGGCATTTTTTGCTGCAGAGATGGGGGGAAGATAGAGGCTTTAAGCAACCTTTCTGGAGAGATAATCGACAACCAGCCGTACACCTGCACCGGTTGCGCCCTTGGCTGAGATTTCAGTTCCCTTCATGTTCCAGGCTGTGCCGGCAATATCGAGATGTGCCCAAGGGATATCATCAACAAACCGGGAGAGGAAACAGGCTGCAGTAATGGTTCCCGCTTCGCGGCCGCCGATGTTCTTGATATCGGCAATCTCGGACTTGATCTGCTCCTGATACTCCTCATACATCGGCAACTCCCACACCCGGTCGTATGTGTAGTCACCGGAAAGCATTAACGACCTCTTCAACTTCTCATCTGTACCTATCAAGCCGGATGCATGTGCACCCAGAGCAATCACACATGCCCCGGTCAGGGTGGCAAAATCGATGATCTCTGCCGGCTTCTTCTCAGCAGCATAGGCAAGTGCATCGGAAAGGATGATACGCCCCTCGGCATCGGTATTGAGCACCTCTATGGTGATCCCCTTGTAGCTGGTGATAATGTCGCCCGGTTTGTAGGCGGCAGATCCGAGAAGATTCTCGGTGGAGGGAATCACGCCAAGTAAATTGACCGGCAGATTCATCTCTGTCACCGCTTTGAAAATGCCGAGCACGGAAGCAGACCCGCACATATCGAACTTCATCTCATCCATCTGCGGCCCGGGCTTGATAGAGATGCCGCCGGCATCAAAGGTCAACCCCTTACCGACCAGTGCGACAGGTGCATCGCCCTTCTTGCCACCACTGTATTCCAGCACGATAAAACGGGGCTCTTTGGCCGAACCCTGATTCACTGCCAGCAGCGCTCTGAATCCCGCCTTCTCGATCGCTTTCTTGTCCATGACAGTGACTTTCAGTTTGTTATGACGCAGGGCCTTGGCCTGATCACCAAGATACTCAGGTGTACAGACATTACCCGGTTCATTTGCAAGGTCGCGGGCGAAGTTGGTGCCGAGCGCAACCGCTTTTGCCCGTGATACTGCATCAGCTGCATCATCCAGGTCCTTGCGCGATGGAATCATGATAGTCAGCGAACGCAGCGCCCGCTTGTTCTCTTCGGGTTTGCTCTTGTACTTCTCAAAACTGTAGAGCCCCAGCCAGACACCCTCTGCGATAGCCTGCACACGTTCGCTCACATCTGTACCACGCACCTGCAGTTCAGGGAGGTAGAAAGAGACATCGCGCGCACCGCTCTTATCAAGTCCGCGTGCAGCTTTTGCTGCGAGTGTCCGGAGCTTCTGAAGGTTCAGCTTTTTCTCTTCGCCTGCCCCGAGCAGGACAATTCGCTGGCTATGCGCGCCATCGACATCGTACAGTATTGCCGATTCGCCGAATTTGCCGGTGAGGTCAAACTTACGCAGGAATGAAGGCAATACCTTGCCTGTCTCCTGCTGCAGGGTTTTTCCGGATTCGGTCAGTTTGCGTCCCTCAAGCAGCGGAATAACAACCGCGTCATCACGCTGTTTGTGGGCATGCCCTGCTTTTACTGAAATTTCAATCATATCAACCCCTTCAATGAAATATGGAATGTTTCAACCGCTTGTTAATCGCGCCAGAACTCCGGCACCAGCAATACGAAGAATGTGTAGATCTCAAGACGGCCCAGAATCATACCGAAAATCAGTACGCTCTTGGCCATATCAGGGAGCCCCGCATAGGTACCGGAAGGGCCGACCTCGCCAAAACCCGGTCCGGTATTGGTGATACAGGCCGCTGCAGCAGTAAATGACGTGACAATATCCACGCCGGTAAAGGCGAGCAATGTGGCAATAATGATGTAACAGACGATAAACAGAACAGCAAAGCCCCAAAGCGCTTCCGTCACCTTGGAGGAGATGCGCTGGCTGCCCATTTTGACATGAATCACACCGTGCGGATGCACCAACCTGCGGATCTCACGCATACCCTGTCGAAACAGCAACAGGATACGCACCACCTTCATGCCTCCACCCGTAGATCCTGCGCAGGCGCCGACAAACATTGTCATCAACAGCAGCATCGTGGCACCCGGTGGCCAGAGACTGTAATCACTGACGGCAAAACCGGTCGTGGTGGCAATGGAGACGACGTTAAACACCACATGGATAGCCTCATCCTGCCCGGTCCATGCGATCATGCCGCCAATGACGATAAGCATCACGGCAATCCAGCTGATATAGGCCTTGAACTCCTCATCCTCCAGATAGGTACGCAGTGAGAAACCATGCAGGGCGGCGGCAAAGTGCAGTGTGAAGTTAATACCTGCAAAAATCATGAAAAGAATCGCCATTAACTGCAAAGGGATGTCGTGGTAATAGCCGAAACTTGCATCGTGGGTCGAGAATCCGCCGATGGCGACTGTGCACATGGCATGGTTAATCGCATCAAATGGAGTCATTCCTGCCAGCCAATAGGAGACGGCACAAACGACGGTCAGGCCGAGATAGAGATACCAGAGCAGCTTGGCCGTTTCAGTTACCCGGGCAGTCAATTTATCCTTCACCGGTCCCGGTGTTTCAGCCTTGAACAGCTGCATGCCACCGACTCCCAGAAGCGGCATGACCGCTACCGCCAGTACGATGATTCCCATTCCGCCCAGCCACTCCTGCATGGAGCGCCAGAAGAGGATCGAGTGCGGAAGATTATCCAGTCCTGACAGTACGGTTGCTCCTGTAGTTGTCAGGCCGGAAGCTGATTCGAACATGGCATCAATAACAGAGGGCAAGGTGCCGGTGGTCCAGAACGGAACTGCCCCCAGCAGAGAGAGGACAAGCCATGCCAGAGCAACAATCAAAAATCCATCGCGGTGGCTAAGCTGCTTGGGAGGATTGCCGCCGTAGCGCATCATGGAAGCGCCAAACAGAATCACAATGGCTCCCGCTTCGAGAAACTCAACTGCGTGGCCGGCGCCATAATAGAGCGCCACCAATGCAGGAATCATCATGCTGCCCCCATAGAGAGCAACAAGAATTCCGATCGTCCAGATTACGCCTTTGGGATGCAATGTATAATCCTAAAAGAATTCAAGATGCACTTCGAACAGCTTCTCAACTGCTGAGATCGAAGCACTCGTAGTAACGATCAGCACATGATCATGTGTCTCCACCTCTACGGAGCCATTGGGCACAATAATTTTACCATCACGCAGGATGGCACCGATCACGGTATCCTCAGGCAATGCCAGCTCTTTCAGGGGGCGATTCAGGACTGCACTGGTCTCCAGGGCTTCAGCCTCAAGCACCTCAAGATTACCATCCGCAATAGACGCCATGCCATGGATGCGACCCTTGCGCACATAGCTGAGAATGGAGGCTACAGTAGATAGGCGCGGTGAAACGGTGACATCCAGGCCAATCTGGCGCACCAGTTGCGTATAGATTGAACGGTTTACCAGTGTCACCACATGCGGGACGCCATACCGTTTGGAGATCAGGCTGCTGAGGATGTTTGTTTCATCATCATTGGTCAGCGCCAGAAAATCATCCATCTTATCAATATTCTCTTCTTCAAGAAGCTTCTGATCCAGTGCGTCTCCCTGAATCACCACAACATTCTTAAACTGATCGGAGAGCCATTCGGCACGCTCGTTACTATGCTCAATCAACTTGACCATTGCTCCGGCACGCTCCAGTTCACTCGCCACCTTAAAGCCAATGTGTCCACCGCCAACTATCATAATATTGCGACCTTGCGGTGAATGACATGCCATATCCAGCATCTCCATCAGCTTATCAAGCTGCCTGCGGGATACCGCCACATAGATGCTGTCGCCGGCAAGTAGTACGGTATCACCCTTTGGAACCGTCCAGCGCCCATTATGTTCGTGGGCTACGACATAAACACCAAGGTTTCCCATCACCTCCGGAAACTCCTTTAACGAGAGGCCGGATAGAAGACTCTTGGGACGCACTACAAATTCAACCAGTTGAATCTCACCGTCAAAAAATTCCCTCGCATCCAGGGCCGAGGATACATTCAGACGCCCCATCACCACCTTGGCCGCCTCACCCTCCGGAGAGATAATGACATCGATAGGAAGGTCATCACGACCGATCAGCTGTTCCCGGTTCTGCGCATAGTCAGCCTCACGCACTCGCGCCAGCTTGGTAGGCACCTTGAACAGTGAGTGGGCCACCTGGCAGGCTAGCATGTTCACCTCGTCATTGGTGGTGACGGCAATCAGCAGATCGGCACTCCCCGCCCCGGCAGCCTCAAGAATACTCGGATGCGAGGCTTTGCCGCAGATCGTTTTCACATCCATGGCATCAGCAATGACCTGCAGGCGCTCTCCATCCTGGTCAACAACTGACACATTGTTGCCCTCCCGAGCCAGTCGATGGGCAATGTGATAACCAACCTCACCGGCGCCAAGAATTACAACATTCATAGTGACTCCCTCTCAGGCGGAACCAGCCCGAATGCCTTGATCTTTCGGTGCAACTGGCTTCGTTCCATGCCGATATCAGAGGCTGTG harbors:
- a CDS encoding DUF2461 domain-containing protein; translation: MDRFSSETFAFLEALSENNNREWFADNKQQYENLVRSPALHLIQSVGERLPEISPHFRADARKMGGSLMRVFRDTRFSKDKAPYKTNIGIQFRHEAGKDVHAPGYYLHISAAECFVGVGTWHPPADALLKIRKLIADEPDLWLEARNDGDFSRWFNLVGDSLKSAPRGFEKTHPMIDDIKRKDFIGLSDLAPALIEQDDLADIACDYFKAGHSLMRFLCRAQRVPF
- a CDS encoding PilZ domain-containing protein, with protein sequence MSDSEHDMERREYYRHPVDVPIQIFPQKEPPEQVSVHEMSEGGLSFQTNVFLEKGAVLKIRIPYIKPKFEALCVVRWRHVSTGGGLFEIGVRFLSEETSFRARMVEQVCSIREYQQQQTIRNRKLTFEEAASEWIDKFADHFGKS
- a CDS encoding DNA polymerase III subunit chi; amino-acid sequence: MSDDMKVHFELLEKPDRVEGIARLLLRRGRLTPHLLVLCPDKGFAAQLSERLWTIHPESFLANAVAGSDSQANAMQPILLATGIVRDNNPEVVINGCLEVPPDISGFSHLVDFVDGWDESLKQMSRERFRTYRQMGLDPKYLGVKS
- a CDS encoding phosphatase PAP2 family protein, with protein sequence MSRLSPMQDMDSSHALFRLINDSHSPIGDAFFGVVSGLGDGLVIALLASLLMLYRLRLGMVALSGYLLSGLIAQIFKRIFDMPRPPAVLENVHVLGSAFTSHSFPSGHATSDGVLVLVAFLLWSVKDWRSWALATLFLLAAVGRVYGGVHFPIDVVAGLGIGIITTWLLWRWSEKWPVNHWLKSDWSWKIPALIVAGEAAVLGLGYRMQPDTAQSLALVLPIASLIILMQVWKRRS
- a CDS encoding GspE/PulE family protein, encoding MNKKNLQSRYQKVIIKLVNGKSLDGYLFGFSPIMTKLHYIEVDKSGEEHASKLDAQDIAYIGMQDSKDASPERPTKLLHMDELKVVTVHSESFRVMALPPATHALGFFAIGKDSDFPFQRIFFYDHGIRLQEKPDRLGDLLVDQAIVSAEDIERALKEHSQKVLPIGTILKEHGKLRDKELDHAVNLQHKSKMKLGDLLVDQDLVTITDVEQALEEQAEHQKSSKEDKPLGHILVNQGKVQRADIDSALLVQSRRRMRLGELLIEAGLITDSDLQFALEEQKVRGQRIGEILLNSQIISEDQLLSALAKKFRLPTLDLDEYEINSMASFEVGPDIIEKYQVLPIDSDHRSITIALADPMGLDAYDGISFKTGKKVNEVLVKTSQLKAHLEQMMYEEIDSDELDVEFVHQEDLEEEEPIDELEISQSAKESPIIRLVNRLIRSGLRKKASDIHILPQAKKITLAYRTNGELISENALDKSLHRQIAARIKILSGMDISEQRLPQDGRLILKEGKHTYEFRVSCIPNTFGESLVLRVLSKEVAADLDTLGLRDEDMKQLAVMSRKPFGLILVTGPTGSGKSTTLFAVLKSISDLPAHILTIEDPVESEIEGANQIQVHQKIGMTFARILRNVLRHDPDIIMIGEMRDAETAEIGIEAALTGHLMLSTLHTNSAVDTIIRLNDLGIPNYLIAPALLGIISQNLLKKLCPDCRREIDKSDPSFTMIRDLGLEEPEHLYEKVGCDNCDQSGYTGRVMLYEFLVVNEAIRQAIHDGISGGELKKIAMENGLQPKSVHALKMAAAGEIDHHDFIYSLV
- a CDS encoding leucyl aminopeptidase; its protein translation is MIEISVKAGHAHKQRDDAVVIPLLEGRKLTESGKTLQQETGKVLPSFLRKFDLTGKFGESAILYDVDGAHSQRIVLLGAGEEKKLNLQKLRTLAAKAARGLDKSGARDVSFYLPELQVRGTDVSERVQAIAEGVWLGLYSFEKYKSKPEENKRALRSLTIMIPSRKDLDDAADAVSRAKAVALGTNFARDLANEPGNVCTPEYLGDQAKALRHNKLKVTVMDKKAIEKAGFRALLAVNQGSAKEPRFIVLEYSGGKKGDAPVALVGKGLTFDAGGISIKPGPQMDEMKFDMCGSASVLGIFKAVTEMNLPVNLLGVIPSTENLLGSAAYKPGDIITSYKGITIEVLNTDAEGRIILSDALAYAAEKKPAEIIDFATLTGACVIALGAHASGLIGTDEKLKRSLMLSGDYTYDRVWELPMYEEYQEQIKSEIADIKNIGGREAGTITAACFLSRFVDDIPWAHLDIAGTAWNMKGTEISAKGATGAGVRLVVDYLSRKVA
- a CDS encoding TrkH family potassium uptake protein, whose protein sequence is MMIPALVALYYGAGHAVEFLEAGAIVILFGASMMRYGGNPPKQLSHRDGFLIVALAWLVLSLLGAVPFWTTGTLPSVIDAMFESASGLTTTGATVLSGLDNLPHSILFWRSMQEWLGGMGIIVLAVAVMPLLGVGGMQLFKAETPGPVKDKLTARVTETAKLLWYLYLGLTVVCAVSYWLAGMTPFDAINHAMCTVAIGGFSTHDASFGYYHDIPLQLMAILFMIFAGINFTLHFAAALHGFSLRTYLEDEEFKAYISWIAVMLIVIGGMIAWTGQDEAIHVVFNVVSIATTTGFAVSDYSLWPPGATMLLLMTMFVGACAGSTGGGMKVVRILLLFRQGMREIRRLVHPHGVIHVKMGSQRISSKVTEALWGFAVLFIVCYIIIATLLAFTGVDIVTSFTAAAACITNTGPGFGEVGPSGTYAGLPDMAKSVLIFGMILGRLEIYTFFVLLVPEFWRD
- the trkA gene encoding Trk system potassium transporter TrkA is translated as MNVVILGAGEVGYHIAHRLAREGNNVSVVDQDGERLQVIADAMDVKTICGKASHPSILEAAGAGSADLLIAVTTNDEVNMLACQVAHSLFKVPTKLARVREADYAQNREQLIGRDDLPIDVIISPEGEAAKVVMGRLNVSSALDAREFFDGEIQLVEFVVRPKSLLSGLSLKEFPEVMGNLGVYVVAHEHNGRWTVPKGDTVLLAGDSIYVAVSRRQLDKLMEMLDMACHSPQGRNIMIVGGGHIGFKVASELERAGAMVKLIEHSNERAEWLSDQFKNVVVIQGDALDQKLLEEENIDKMDDFLALTNDDETNILSSLISKRYGVPHVVTLVNRSIYTQLVRQIGLDVTVSPRLSTVASILSYVRKGRIHGMASIADGNLEVLEAEALETSAVLNRPLKELALPEDTVIGAILRDGKIIVPNGSVEVETHDHVLIVTTSASISAVEKLFEVHLEFF